The genomic segment AAGAAGGTCATTAGAGAAGAGAGGATAATACGCAGAGGACAATCTCACAGTTCATGGGGTAAGAAAGTAGCCTACAGGGCAACCTGCTACAATGTTCCAGTATTACCGAGATCCAGTGCATGGTGATATAGCTGACTGGGGGAAGTGTTCTGTAGTAATACAGACTTTGTGTGGGGTGCACAGTAAAAAACACACTCCATACTTGAAGTATATAGTAGTTGGGATCTCGCCTCTGCCCACCAAATGTTAAAAAGGCTACAATTCTTTAAATGGAGGCCAATGAGACTTATTGTTCTTGAGGCTAGGTGTTGCTGACTGCCAGGAGGAGGGGGTGGGGGGTCTCTCTAGTTGGTTGTTTTTAACCCTTCCCCTTGGCTCAAAGCAGGTATGAGAGTGGCGGTGATTAAAACTTAAAAGGGGAGGTGGGGAAGCGAGTGACCAAATCCTCCTTGGTAGATGCTCTCAAAAAATTACATGTGATATCAACTGGACCACATTTGGTGAAGTGGACTAAATAttctaaatgtttaataaaccttTGACCTCTGCCCCCCCTTATTTTTCACAAGTtttggtgttcagtaggattcaTTGGTTAGATAGAAATATTGGTGTTGCAGTGACAACAGATAGCAGTATAGAACATTTAGGGCTCATAACAATCACCTTGTTAAGTTAACACTCTTAATCAAACCTCACTTTGCCTCCCACCTTTCTACAGGAGCCTGACCCCAAGCTTGGGAACCACTGCTTTTAAACCTGCTGAGGTTATATTGAGCTGGCACGTTGCCTATTTCACCACACCGTGCCTAATGGCTATATCTTTCAATGCACTATGGAGCAGAAGAAagtaaaatgatttataaatacTTCATAACAATAAATACGTGATTCAATAGCTAACACTGACAATAGCTAGTTAGCTTTAAATAGATGCATAGGAAGGGAAGCCCAGAATAGAAGTTAGTGGTGGGGTGGCTCCACAGTTTATTGTGAGAGTCTTCTTTCAACTGTTATATAGTCACATAGTAAATTTGGGCTGAATAAAAACAACGTAGAGATATCAAGATGGCGTATTAGTTTGTCTCACTCACAATTTCTTTACTGTAGGGGCTTCTGCTGCACAGCCAACACAGATGATGAGCCGATGGCAGGCCAAAGTGCACAAGAGGAAGGCCAGGTTCAACCCAGAAGAGCTTGCAATTGTGGCAGAAGAATTATCTTCCTATAATAAGCTGCTGTTCCGTGCCCAGCACAACCTGGCAGACGTGCAGCGCAAGGCACACAAATGGGCGGAGATCTTGCGGAGGGTGAATGTCGTAAGCATCACTCACCGGACTATTGGAGATATAAAGAAGAGGTGGCATAAACTAAGAAGAACTACCAAAAAGAAGCTCCTACAGATGAGGAGGGAGATGCAAGAGAAGGGAGTGGAAGAGACTCATCTTACAAAGTTCGAGGAGATGGCGGCTCGGACAATGACCCCACAGATGATCTATGGAGTCTCCGAAGGGTTGGACATAATGGAAAGTGAGGACGAGGCACAGATTTCTCTGTTGACCAATGGCATGCTGGAGGAACCTTGTGAGATAACTCACGTGGTTCCCTGTGAGCAAGAAGAAGAGTCTATCAACGAGACAGAGGCCCAAAATAGCCAGAGAATACTGATAAAAATGGTGCCCACATCCTCTACCAATAGTGAGTTACCTGAGCATACAATAAACACTTGTGGGTGTGTTTTCTGATTCAGTTTCAGTCCTACTGGGTCAGGCTCCAAGTCTACCATTCTTTATCTATTATTTATTCTTGCTCTCAACATGGCTGCATATTCTGCATCTCAGCTTTTCTTTATAGGCATAACTGTATATCTCACTCAGACAGGGGCATGCAGGGCTATTTTGCACacttaaatgagaaacaaacccttaataaaaaaaacccgaccctacatagacccccagcctagctaccccccaggcaaatgcccctaagtctttacttacccctccatgcagattctgtccagcggagttcacagcagccatctttttctcttcgtaATCTTTGGatacctggcgaagtggcgcatgcgcagttggagcaattttatgttttgtgaAACATGCAACGAAACTTACAAAAATTGGTGAAACGcaggtctcattccaaagattaccgaagcggctgaagatggcgtccTATACCAGTGTCCtccttttctatttatttttctgttcctCTTTCATTCTAATGTATTCAAAATTCACTCCTATGAACTTTACATTCCTAACTTTCTCAACAGCTGTACCCTCTATACATAATGGGGAAAGATCTTCAGTTTTCCTCCTAAAATCAATTATCATCTTCTTAGTCTTTTccactattctaagcacttttgcaatgtacatttattgttcttctgcttaggataGATTTGAGAAAgggttctaatttttttcctaagcagaagaacatcagagcagcctctttctctctcctgaccacttccttgactacttggtggtcagactggtcagaaaatgaccagcaggtggtgatgtaacaaaatgaattcatattaacagcacatgtatcttttaatatcttggaattcaaaaaataattaaataacgaatgcacattgcaaaagttcttatagcaccctcatcaattttacattcacttattttaaggttttCTTATCTTTTTAGTCACTTTTTCAGTGCCTGAAAGCAGTTGTGCCCATTTCTTAGGCACCCCCATGATTAAAATTGCTAACCTTTTCTcttcattaagaaaaaaaaaactcccagggTCACTTCACTGAGAAGCACAAAAAGGTTAGCTGTTTTGTACAAATATCTTGGTATCTGATCTATTGTCTATGTTTAAAATCTGGCAAACGCTACATTGTAAAGGgcatatcatttttttaatatggctGAGCAATAAAGGTATGTCCCTTTTCTTTCAGATCACGATATTTCTATGGAAGACCCAGAAAGACCCATTTCTGTTATTGCCTCCCCCGACACACAACTAGGCTTTCCTAGGCATTCGCCAACGGCTCAGATGAGAGGACATGAGCCTGACGAAATATCGATGCAGCCAGAGCTGCTGGTGCACCATGTTGGACAACTAGTGGAAAGCATTCGGGAACACAATGAACTTCTCCGGAGCCAACGCAGAAACGAACTCTTGTTAGAGAGCAGAATGGTGTGCCTGGAGAATGCAGTAAAAACCATGGTCCAGACAAATCATGCTCTAATCCAGGCACAAGCCCAGCACACGCAGGAACTTGGACATCTCACACAGGCCATGTGCCAACTGGTGGAGCAAATGGCAGCTTCCCGACCAGGACCTTTTCTCCCCAGTGCACACcaagacctgtcatccagaacaGCGGTTTCTTACCTGCCCCCTTCTTATGATCCATCTTTTCCTCGATGACTGGATTTTATCAGTAGGTGTATGGAGAAAATATCCTCCATATTGTTATCCACATTTCTTTCTTCTGTTCCAACACATTTCTTGAACAAATGCCCAGAAGGCTGATTTCCTTATCATATCTGCTGCTACAGGATATATACCCCCTATTTTCTCTACTTGCCACTAACTGGAATTGGGACGTTGGCCCCAGACTAGACATAACAGGGTATATTTCTAATTCAGAACCCACTCTAGCGCTCTTCAAAGAACATTCCATTTTGGCCAGTCGCTGCAATCTCTTGGGAAAGTATTGTCTTAAAAATATGCAGCAAAAGTTTTCAAAACAATTGTGACATTCAGGTAAATGCCCCCAGCCAACTCCGCTTTAATAAACTGTAGCGGGAGGCATGGTGCTTTGCACTGCTGCTTTACAGGGCTCTTAATTTCAACATTGGCATTTTATGCAAGTCATGATCCACATGTCTGGTTtgtgtaaagtgctgtgtaaaagTGGTGGTGCTATAGAATcaagggatgaaccgaatccattATATTGGGATTCCGctaatcccaaatcctttgtgaacgatttggccaaatattaacggaatcctaatttgcatgtggttGGGAAGGGCAAAAgagaactaaaaaatgttttacttcctgttTCTGTGatgaaaagttacatgattttaaaGATGCTGTTTGACCAGGCTTGAGTATTCgtccaaatccttctgaaaaaggcccaactgaatcctgaattcccTGCATCCCTAATCCCCTAACAGCATAGCAGGCCCTACAAGTATTGGAACAAGGATTTCTCTATGTTCTACCCATGtctcttttttttggaaaatatgttaAAAGGATCGAGGTTGTAAATTGGTGTCATGGCAGCTCAGTGCTATATATTTAGTACTAACAAGGTAAATGGCTTATCCAATAGTCAAAATCAAACGTAGTAATACAAGGCAGCgacacttttatatttttagcgTACCATGGACCTTTTACATTGATCTCCAATCCTTGTATATAGAAATGAGGTCCGAATAAAATTTAGGAGCTCAGTATGGCAGTAGCAGTTAGCACAGAACCATCATAATTCATAGCTCAAACAAATTCACACAGCACTGTTAACCACCCAGCCATTGCCCTGCACTATGCATAATGATAGCAATGTTATATAAATAGATCTATCAAGTTTTAAAACAGGACCTTCAAGAAGATAGTGCTGAGCCAAACTCAGGACCCAAGGCAGTGGCAGTAGTGTAACTTTGTGGGCCTGAGCTCCTTCCTTGGGCCCCTGCATGAAATCGTGGGTCATATATGAAACGCAAAATAATAGGTCACCCACGATTTTGGACTATCTGCAACCCCTCTCTATAAAGTAAACAGACCCGGACTGCAGGGTCTAATGGCTCTAACCACTTATAACTCCGCCATCTCCTAAAGCAGAAGCGTAGTTACACACAAATTGTCACTGTGGAACTCAGAGCACCAGCATTACAAATGAAATCCAGAGGCACTGCGAGAATTTTGTATATTCTCTGTGTTGGTTTTCTCCATTTCCCTCATCCACTCCAAAAACCCACCCTACTCTCACTCAGCTAGTCAGTTTCACTCAGAAAAAAAGCCTgcacttgatgaacgtgtgtcttttcaACCTCGCCTACTATACAGGCAGGATAACCGGTTCCTGATTGAGCTAttttgtgtgaatgtaatagggccttgattgtaagctccaccggggcagggactgatgtgactgATATAAAATCTCTGTAAATCGCTGCAGAATGTAATACATCCCAACTA from the Xenopus laevis strain J_2021 chromosome 9_10L, Xenopus_laevis_v10.1, whole genome shotgun sequence genome contains:
- the LOC108701074 gene encoding uncharacterized protein LOC108701074, which codes for MEKSHSKDPFLTIQINSEQEWEYIEDKEASSSDGNEDATPLVRSGPQKDPSNASKRGQGRGHKKKARFTPEELAIVVEELSTHNKLLFTIHQDPAKAQCKAAKWADILNRVNAHQVTFRTIDDIKKRWHDLRKTARKKLFKIRREQGKPGGVSPRKKTRLTRLEKMAAKTMTPKMSYFFNSDDILNSNEDSEVSSHERSPKSKDPQREPYMTRRNSQIAITQISEEKNSEASTSCHSSYSEDMFNGKTEMSSESAAPDQHQLAHKATSNPPTAMSVKSEADWEYEEKKVIREERIIRRGQSHSSWGASAAQPTQMMSRWQAKVHKRKARFNPEELAIVAEELSSYNKLLFRAQHNLADVQRKAHKWAEILRRVNVVSITHRTIGDIKKRWHKLRRTTKKKLLQMRREMQEKGVEETHLTKFEEMAARTMTPQMIYGVSEGLDIMESEDEAQISLLTNGMLEEPCEITHVVPCEQEEESINETEAQNSQRILIKMVPTSSTNNHDISMEDPERPISVIASPDTQLGFPRHSPTAQMRGHEPDEISMQPELLVHHVGQLVESIREHNELLRSQRRNELLLESRMVCLENAVKTMVQTNHALIQAQAQHTQELGHLTQAMCQLVEQMAASRPGPFLPSAHQDLSSRTAVSYLPPSYDPSFPR